The following are encoded together in the Bos taurus isolate L1 Dominette 01449 registration number 42190680 breed Hereford chromosome 17, ARS-UCD2.0, whole genome shotgun sequence genome:
- the MFSD8 gene encoding major facilitator superfamily domain-containing protein 8, with amino-acid sequence MANLGVDSEQEPLLGDRTPGSREWDIIETEEHYKSRWRSIRILYLTMFLSSVGFSIVIMSIWPYLQKIDQTADASFLGWVIASYSLGQMVASPIFGLWSNYRPRKEPLIVSIFISVAANCLYAYVHVPASHNKYYMLAARGLVGFGAGNVAVIRSYIAGATSLQERTSSMANTSACQALGFILGPVFQTCFALIGEKGVTWDVIKLQINMYTAPVLLGAFLGILNIILILTILREHRVDDSGRQCKNINFEEASTDEVQVPQENIDQVAVVATNILFFVILFIFALFETIVTPLTMDMYAWTREQAVLYDGIILAALGVEAVIIFMGIKLLSKKIGERALLLGGLIIIWVGFFVLLPWGNQFPKIQWEDLHNNSIPNTTFGEIIITLWKSPREDHSEEPTGCPVEQAWCLYTPMIHLAQFLISAVLIGIGYPSCNVMSYTLYSKILGPNPQGVYMGWLTASGSAARILGPVFISQVYTAWGPRWAFSLVCGMVVLTVTLLGVVYRRLIAFSVRHGRIQE; translated from the exons AGAATGGGATATTATAGAAACTGAGGAGCATTATAAGAGCCGATGGAGATCTATTAGGATTCTGTATCTTACTATGTTTCTTAGCAGTGTAG GATTTTCTATTGTGATAATGTCAATATGGCCATATCTCCAAAAG ATTGATCAGACTGCTGATGCAAGTTTTTTGGGCTGGGTTATTGCTTCATATAGCCTTGGCCAGATGGTAGCTTCACCTATATTTGGTTTGTGGTCTAATTACAGACCAAGAAAAGAACctcttattgtttccatttttatttcggTGGCAGCCAACTGCCTCTATGCGTATGTCCACGTTCCAGCTTCTCATAATAAATACTACATGTTGGCTGCTCGTGGATTGGTAGGATTTGGGGCAG GAAATGTAGCTGTTATTAGGTCATATATTGCTGGTGCTACCTCTCTTCAGGAAAGAACAAGTTCCATGGCAAACACAAGTGCATGTCAAGCATTAGGCTTTATTCTAGGTCCAG tTTTTCAGACTTGTTTTGCACTCATTGGAGAAAAGGGCGTGACGTGGGATGTCATTAAGCTGCAGATAAACATGTACACAGCACCAGTTTTACTGGGCGCCTTCCTgggaattttaaatattattctgaTCCTTACTATATTAAG agaaCATCGTGTGGATGACTCAGGACGACAgtgtaaaaatattaattttgaagAAG CAAGTACAGATGAAGTTCAAGTCCCCCAAGAAAATATTGATCAAGTTGCTGTTGTGGCCACCAATATTCTGTTTTTTGTGATTCTATTTATCTTTGCCCTTTTTGAAAC cATTGTGACTCCATTAACAATGGATATGTATGCCTGGACCAGAGAACAAGCTGTATTATATGATGGAATAATACTTGCTGCTCTTGGAGTTGAGGCAGTTATTATTTTCATGGGGATAAAATTACTTTCCAAAAA GATTGGTGAGCGTGCTCTTCTACTGGGAGGACTCATCATTATATGGGTTGGCTTCTTTGTCTTGTTACCTTGGGGAAATCAGTTTCCCAAAATACAGTGGGAAG atTTACATAATAACTCAATCCCTAATACCACATTTGGAGAAATAATTATTACTCTTTGGAAGTCTCCAAGAGAAGATCACAGTGAAGAACCAACTGGTTGCCCAGTTGAACAAGCGTGGTGCCTGTATACCCCCATGATCCATCTGGCCCAGTTCCTCATATCAGCTGTGCTAATTGGAATAGGCTATCCATCCTGCAATGTTATGTCCTATACATTATATTCGAAAATTCTGGGACCAAACCCTCAG GGTGTGTACATGGGCTGGTTAACAGCGTCTGGAAGTGCAGCACGGATTCTTGGACCTGTGTTCATCAGCCAAGTGTACACTGCCTGGGGTCCACGGTGGGCTTTCAGCCTAGTGTGTGGGATGGTGGTGCTCACCGTCACACTCCTGGGTGTGGTTTACAGAAGACTCATTGCTTTTTCTGTAAGGCATGGAAGGATTCAAGAGTAA